The Rhododendron vialii isolate Sample 1 chromosome 6a, ASM3025357v1 genome includes a window with the following:
- the LOC131331206 gene encoding THO complex subunit 5A-like — MDSTMEEGELAEVELVFATRDKPKIVKSAYDVLQQSRSSVEDIVAQMLSVKREGKPRSQLRELVTQTFLNFVTLRQANRSILLEEDRVKAETESAKAPVDFTTLQLHNLMYEKNHYLKAIKACKDFKSKHPDIQLVPEEEFFRDAPEDIKKSVISNDSAHNLMLKRLNFELFQRKELCKFHEKLEQQKQKLLETIANRKKFLSSLPSHLKSLKKASLPVQHQLGVLHTKKLKQHHLAELLPPPLYVIYSQFLAQKEAFGEDIDMDIAGSVKDAQAFARQQANKDTGISANLENSKLEDDAPEEEDDGQRRRKRPKKVPSKENLDQAGIYQTHPLKIILHIHDDNVTDPKSAKLITLKFEYLLKLNVVCVGIEGSNEGPENNILCNLFPDDTGLELPHQTAKLRVGDALTFDERRTSHPYRWAQHLAGIDFLPEVSPLLTGCETPENETTKNAEVISGLSLYRQQNRVQTVVQRIRSRKKAQLTLAEQLDLLSKLKWPSLTFESVPWALHTPLCSFHGWSPLGSTPNSTSSLPVVDVEQGEGPLGTDMDGRSGASRDEVETLREDGELPSLLQVSTVVSDVKLTPSKGSDLEHSKRLSLITKSMDSPIGMPKSLSLKKVDEDLDIMLDSESDMDEPAQIRQEIGNAAGIGSYEMVERENSWADYGVQEYSLVLTRTMDDNKRNMKLEAKIKISKEYPLRPPHFVLCLSTAMLGENHSEGDGSEWYNELRAMEAEVNVHMLKMIPLDQDNFILAHQACCLAMLFDFYMAEGSSSPEKRKSTSVVDVGLCKPVNGKLLARSYRGRDRRKMISWKDSGCTPGYPY, encoded by the exons ATGGATTCGACGATGGAAGAAGGAGAGCTAGCGGAAGTTGAGTTAGTGTTTGCAACCCGTGATAAGCCCAAGATAGTGAAGTCGGCTTACGATGTGCTGCAGCAGAGCAGGTCCTCAGTGGAGGACATCGTGGCCCAGATGCTCTCCGTCAAGAGAGAAGGAAAACCCAGATCCCAACTCCGTGAGCTCGTCACTCAAACCTTCCTCAACTTCGTCACTCTCCGCCAG GCAAACCGCTCCATCTTGCTTGAAGAAGATCGTGTAAAAGCGGAAACGGAGAGTGCAAAAGCACCCGTGGACTTCACGACGTTGCAGCTCCATAACTTGATGTATGAGAAAAATCACTATTTGAAAGCGATAAAGGCTTGCAAGGACTTCAAGTCTAAGCATCCTGATATTCAACTTGTCCCCGAGGAAGAGTTTTTTAGAGATGCACCTGAAGATATTAAAAAATCTGTAATATCAAATGACAGTGCACACAATTTGATGCTCAAGAGGCTGAATTTTGAGCTGTTCCAG CGCAAAGAATTATGCAAATTTCATGAGAAACTCGAACAGCAAAAGCAAAAACTTTTGGAGACCATTGCTAACAGGAAGAAGTTCTTATCAAGTCTCCCTTCGCACCTCAAGTCACTCAAGAAAGCATCATTGCCAGTGCAGCACCAACTGGGGGTTCTGCATACGAAGAAACTAAAGCAGCATCATTTGGCAGAGTTGCTTCCCCCTCCTCTTTATGTGATTTACTCACAGTTCTTAGCCCAAAAGGAAGCATTTGGTGAAGACATTGATATGGATATAGCGGGAAGTGTGAAGGATGCTCAAGCCTTCGCTCGACAGCAAGCAAACAAGGACACTG GCATTTCTGCCAACCTAGAGAATTCAAAGTTGGAGGATGATGCACCTGAAGAGGAAGATGATGGGCAAAGGAGGAGAAAGCGACCAAAGAAAGTTCCAAGCAAAGAGAATCTTGACCAGGCAGGAATATATCAAACTCATCCGCTTAAAATCATTCTCCATATACACGATGACAACGTTACAGATCCCAAGTCTGCAAAACTAATCACACTGAAGTTCGAATACTTATTGAAGTTGAATGTTGTATGTGTTGGGATTGAAGGATCAAATGAAGGGCCTGAGAATAACATCTTGTGCAACTTGTTCCCCGATGACACTGGCCTTGAGCTTCCTCACCAG ACGGCCAAGCTCCGTGTTGGTGATGCCTTGACATTCGATGAAAGGCGAACATCGCATCCATATAGGTGGGCCCAACATTTGGCTGGAATTGATTTTTTGCCAGAGGTATCACCATTGCTTACAGGCTGCGAAACTCCAGAAAACGAAACAACCAAAAATGCTGAAGTAATATCTGGTCTCTCCCTATACCGTCAGCAGAACCGTGTACAGACCGTTGTGCAAAGGATCCGATCTCGGAAGAAGGCTCAGCTGACTCTTGC GGAACAGCTTGATTTACTTTCAAAGCTTAAATGGCCTTCTCTGACTTTTGAAAGCGTGCCATGGGCCTTGCATACCCCTTTATGCAGCTTCCATGGGTGGTCACCTTTAGGATCCACACCTAATAGTACTTCATCTTTGCCTGTGGTTGATGTGGAACAAGGTGAGGGCCCTTTAGGCACTGATATGGATGGAAGATCTGGTGCTTCTAGGGATGAGGTAGAAACCTTAAGGGAAGATGGGGAACTTCCATCGTTACTTCAAGTCTCGACTGTCGTAAGTGATGTTAAACTCACTCCATCAAAAGGATCTGATCTCGAGCACTCCAAACGGCTGTCTTTGATTACAAAAAGTATGGATTCTCCAATTGGAATGCCAAAATCACTAAGCCTCAAAAAAGTTGATGAGGATTTAGATATCATGCTGGATTCTGAAAGCGATATGGATGAGCCTGCACAAATTCGGCAGGAGATAGGAAATGCAGCTGGGATTGGGTCCTACGAAATGGTTGAACGTGAAAATTCTTGGGCAGACTATGGTGTGCAGGAATATAGCCTTGTGTTAACTAGGACAATGGATGATAACAAGAGGAACATGAAGTTAGAAGCCAAA ATTAAGATAAGCAAGGAGTATCCTCTTAGGCCTCCTCATTTTGTGCTGTGTCTTTCCACTGCAATGCTTGGAGAAAATCATTCTGAGGGTGATGGCTCTGAGTGGTATAATGAACTTCGTGCCATGGAAGCAGAG GTTAACGTTCACATGTTAAAGATGATACCTCTGGATCAAGATAACTTCATCTTAGCTCACCAAGCGTGTTGTCTAGCGATGCTGTTTGACTTTTACATGGCTGAGGGATCTTCAAGTCCTGAGAAGAGAAAGAGTACTTCAGTGGTCGATGTGGGGTTGTGCAAGCCTGTAAATGGTAAGCTTCTTGCCAGATCCTATAGAGGAAGGGATCGGAGGAAGATGATCTCCTGGAAGGACAGTGGGTGTACCCCTGGCTACCCATACTAG